The following are encoded in a window of Mycobacteroides chelonae CCUG 47445 genomic DNA:
- a CDS encoding putative quinol monooxygenase, whose product MPTVVAFLYPQPDKRDEVRAALLETIPQVHDEAGCNLYSLHEAHDRFVFVESWASNEALAEHGKAPAVTAMFGKVGPLLSQAPEIVVAEALPAGDPAKGDLTH is encoded by the coding sequence ATGCCCACTGTGGTGGCGTTCCTGTATCCCCAGCCCGACAAGCGCGACGAGGTTCGTGCCGCACTCCTGGAGACCATCCCCCAGGTTCACGACGAGGCGGGCTGCAATCTCTACTCTCTGCACGAGGCACACGATCGCTTCGTCTTCGTCGAGTCGTGGGCGAGCAACGAAGCACTCGCAGAGCATGGGAAGGCGCCGGCCGTCACCGCGATGTTCGGCAAGGTGGGGCCACTACTCAGTCAGGCGCCGGAAATCGTTGTCGCCGAAGCGCTTCCCGCAGGTGATCCGGCCAAGGGCGATCTGACCCACTGA
- a CDS encoding mycofactocin-coupled SDR family oxidoreductase, with the protein MGKLDGKVAFITGAARGQGRAHAIKLASEGANVIAVDICAQIPSVEYPMATAEDLDLTVKEVDALGRAISAHEADVRDRQALQSAFDAGVEALGPVDIVIANAGIATLTPESGEDGWTDVLDVNLTGVYHTIEVARPSMVERGAGGSIVLTSSVAGLTGMVMNTPGGLAYTAAKHGLVGLMRSYANMLAPHSIRVNTIHPGGVATPMLVNPVTEELFANGAPEGMSDTGHALPVVLMPAEDMANAVAWLVSEDARYVTGVALPVDAGFTNRR; encoded by the coding sequence ATGGGCAAGCTGGATGGCAAGGTCGCGTTTATCACCGGCGCGGCCCGCGGCCAGGGCCGCGCCCACGCCATCAAGCTGGCATCCGAGGGAGCCAACGTCATCGCGGTGGACATCTGCGCACAGATACCTTCCGTGGAGTACCCGATGGCCACCGCGGAGGACCTCGACCTCACGGTCAAGGAGGTCGATGCCCTGGGGCGCGCCATCTCGGCACACGAAGCCGATGTGCGTGACCGGCAGGCGTTGCAAAGCGCCTTCGACGCCGGTGTCGAGGCCCTCGGACCGGTCGACATCGTGATTGCGAACGCCGGTATCGCCACCCTCACTCCCGAAAGCGGCGAGGACGGCTGGACCGACGTGCTCGACGTCAACCTCACCGGGGTGTATCACACGATCGAGGTGGCCCGGCCGTCGATGGTCGAGCGCGGCGCGGGCGGATCGATCGTGCTGACCAGCTCGGTGGCCGGCCTGACCGGCATGGTGATGAATACCCCCGGAGGGCTGGCCTATACCGCCGCCAAACACGGGCTGGTCGGGCTCATGCGGTCCTATGCGAACATGCTTGCGCCACACAGTATCCGGGTGAACACGATTCACCCGGGCGGTGTCGCGACCCCCATGCTGGTGAACCCGGTGACAGAAGAGCTGTTCGCCAACGGCGCGCCCGAAGGCATGTCCGATACCGGCCATGCCTTACCGGTGGTCCTCATGCCCGCCGAGGACATGGCCAACGCGGTGGCGTGGCTGGTGTCCGAGGATGCGCGGTACGTCACCGGCGTCGCACTCCCCGTCGATGCCGGGTTCACCAACAGGCGCTAA
- a CDS encoding alcohol dehydrogenase catalytic domain-containing protein: MTIEQQFRAIVARDTPPSFDELDSLYENAVPLQVADVLGDWRGGVFGLGHAVEAQLASVHWVGKFFGSADDVAPIVCADASGRRFVNDLFGGARLRDVEYRGSSTATMQYLDQPMADHFRGVSNDILIGAMERTGGSKPGYFYLERLPAGASPRRLEFRSHQPPVSVRAAVLREPAGRYSLETAEIESPGPDEVLVRLEASGICHSDIVVGGSATSAQLPMVLGHEGAGTVEAIGDAVVDIAVGDRVVMSFNWCGACTNCNRGRMAYCANSGSLNLSGLRMDGTAGMRGMGGAIRARFCGQSSFATYALAAAHTVVPVRADVPVELLAPLGCGVQTGAGTVLNALRPEPGSSIAVFATGSVGLSAVMAAKLAGCARIVAVDPMPQRRALALELGATAAVAPEEVKTTTAGGVDYSVDCIGKPGVLRAAIASLASPGVCATIGLQGASVPIELDQSKMVVRGQTLRGVTEGDAVPRTFIPRLIDHYLAGAFPIDRLVTTYPFEKINDAVDASRRGDAVKAVLQF; encoded by the coding sequence ATGACCATCGAACAGCAATTTCGCGCCATAGTCGCCCGCGATACTCCGCCTTCGTTCGACGAACTGGACTCGCTTTATGAGAATGCCGTCCCGCTCCAGGTTGCGGACGTCCTCGGGGACTGGCGGGGTGGCGTCTTTGGGCTAGGGCACGCCGTCGAGGCGCAGCTCGCTTCCGTCCATTGGGTGGGAAAGTTCTTCGGCTCTGCGGATGACGTCGCACCGATTGTGTGTGCCGATGCGTCCGGACGACGATTCGTCAACGACCTGTTCGGTGGGGCAAGACTGCGCGACGTCGAGTATCGGGGTTCCTCCACGGCCACCATGCAGTACCTCGATCAACCCATGGCCGATCACTTTCGGGGTGTCTCGAATGACATTCTCATCGGCGCGATGGAGCGCACAGGTGGTTCCAAGCCGGGGTATTTCTATCTCGAGCGGCTGCCGGCCGGGGCATCTCCACGACGCCTGGAGTTTCGCTCGCACCAACCACCCGTGTCCGTGCGAGCCGCGGTGTTGCGTGAACCTGCCGGCCGTTACTCGCTGGAGACCGCAGAGATCGAATCGCCAGGTCCGGATGAGGTTCTGGTGCGCTTGGAGGCCAGCGGCATCTGCCATTCCGACATAGTCGTCGGTGGCAGCGCAACCTCCGCTCAGTTGCCCATGGTGCTGGGCCACGAGGGTGCCGGCACTGTCGAGGCCATCGGAGATGCAGTGGTCGATATCGCGGTCGGTGACCGAGTGGTGATGAGTTTCAACTGGTGTGGCGCGTGCACCAACTGTAATCGTGGGCGAATGGCCTACTGCGCTAACTCCGGCTCCCTCAATCTGAGCGGTTTACGCATGGACGGCACCGCAGGCATGCGAGGCATGGGAGGCGCCATTCGCGCACGTTTCTGCGGTCAGTCATCCTTCGCGACGTACGCACTAGCCGCTGCTCACACAGTGGTACCGGTGCGGGCCGATGTTCCCGTCGAGCTGCTTGCGCCACTGGGGTGCGGGGTGCAGACGGGAGCCGGGACCGTGCTCAATGCGCTGCGGCCAGAGCCGGGATCGTCCATTGCAGTCTTTGCCACCGGATCGGTCGGCCTGTCGGCGGTAATGGCCGCCAAACTTGCCGGATGCGCGCGGATCGTGGCAGTGGACCCGATGCCGCAGCGCCGTGCCCTGGCACTGGAGCTCGGCGCGACCGCTGCGGTAGCTCCCGAGGAGGTGAAGACGACGACCGCTGGGGGCGTTGACTATTCCGTGGATTGCATCGGCAAACCCGGGGTACTCCGGGCGGCCATCGCGAGCCTTGCCTCGCCCGGAGTGTGCGCCACCATAGGCCTGCAGGGGGCCTCTGTGCCGATCGAGCTGGATCAGTCGAAAATGGTGGTGCGCGGGCAGACGTTGCGCGGTGTCACCGAGGGCGATGCGGTGCCCCGCACCTTCATCCCGCGGCTCATCGACCATTACCTTGCAGGCGCGTTCCCCATCGACAGGTTGGTCACCACCTACCCCTTCGAGAAAATCAACGATGCGGTGGACGCGAGTCGGCGCGGTGACGCTGTCAAGGCGGTACTGCAGTTTTAG
- a CDS encoding SAM-dependent methyltransferase — protein MARRNPAAQTAYGPMAIAAIEQHEPPGSRIVDDDLAARILPTGLRWFVRATTWTTLRNLLITLAERSGQGAWSIFVCRKRYIDDQLASWAGIAEAVVNLGAGMDSRGCRLSRTSSIPVFEVDQPVNIVAKRRAIQQAVGVLPPSVHLVAVHFQHDNLSDALLRAGHDRASRTFFIWEGVTQYLSEPAVRATLDYLSTAATGSRLAFTYVQRDFMDGSNLYGNTMLYKRFRMRSQVWMFGLSPGAVAPLLAEYGWRVLEDVSGPEFQTRYLAPAGRRLSTTELERTVLAEKS, from the coding sequence ATGGCACGGAGAAACCCCGCGGCACAAACCGCATACGGCCCCATGGCTATCGCAGCTATCGAGCAGCACGAGCCGCCCGGGTCCCGGATCGTCGACGACGACCTGGCGGCCCGAATCCTGCCCACCGGGTTGCGGTGGTTCGTCCGTGCCACCACATGGACGACGCTGCGAAACCTGTTGATCACGCTGGCGGAGAGAAGCGGCCAAGGCGCCTGGTCAATCTTCGTGTGCCGTAAGCGTTACATCGATGACCAGTTGGCCTCGTGGGCAGGCATTGCGGAAGCGGTCGTCAATTTGGGTGCGGGAATGGACAGCCGGGGATGCCGACTGTCCCGAACCTCATCGATACCGGTCTTCGAGGTCGATCAGCCAGTGAACATCGTGGCCAAGCGACGCGCGATCCAGCAGGCGGTCGGTGTTCTACCGCCGTCGGTCCACCTGGTGGCCGTCCACTTCCAGCATGACAATCTGTCCGACGCACTGCTGCGGGCCGGGCACGATCGCGCCTCACGCACCTTCTTCATCTGGGAGGGCGTCACGCAATACCTTTCCGAGCCCGCGGTTCGAGCGACGCTCGACTATCTGAGCACCGCCGCAACAGGCAGTCGCCTCGCCTTCACCTACGTGCAACGCGATTTCATGGACGGTTCGAACCTGTACGGAAACACCATGCTGTACAAACGTTTTCGGATGCGCAGCCAGGTATGGATGTTCGGTCTCTCCCCCGGCGCGGTGGCGCCACTGCTCGCCGAGTACGGCTGGCGAGTGCTCGAGGATGTCAGTGGCCCCGAATTCCAGACGCGTTATCTGGCACCCGCGGGACGCAGGCTCTCGACCACCGAACTCGAACGGACCGTGCTCGCGGAAAAGTCTTAG
- a CDS encoding ribonuclease J — translation MPITPPEDLRAPGPLADGALRVTALGGISEIGRNMTVFELRGRLLIIDCGVLFPGHDEPGVDLILPDIRHIEDRLDDVEALVLTHAHEDHIGAIPFLLKMRPDIPVVGSAFTLALVEAKCREHRITPRFIKVAEGERSTHGAFECEYFAVNHSIPDALAIAVHTEAGTILHTGDIKLDPLPPDRRPTDLPGLSGLGDRGVDLFLVDSTNSEVPGVGPSESEIAPTLNRLIETARGRVIIACFASNVARVQQIIDASVAHGRRVALVGRSMVRNMGIARDLGFLDVEDRDLINVEAANELAPQRVVMVTTGTQGEPMAALSRMARGDHRQITLTPDDLVILSSSLVPGNEEAVYGIIDSLAKVGTRVVTNTHARVHVSGHAYAGELLYLYNAVRPRNVMPVHGTWRHLRANAELAVKTGVDEDRIVLAENGVSVDLHNERARIAGRIPVGKMFVHGLVDGDVSDATVGERLVLSNGGFIAVTVVVRSNGRLVGRPELFSRGFSDDAKALDPVTEMVITELNSLAEQSVTDTGRIAQSVRRVVGKWVGETYRRQPMIVPTVLTVD, via the coding sequence GTGCCGATAACGCCACCCGAAGATCTGCGTGCGCCCGGTCCGCTCGCCGATGGCGCATTGCGCGTCACCGCGCTCGGCGGTATCAGCGAGATCGGCCGCAATATGACGGTTTTCGAGCTGCGTGGGCGCCTCCTCATCATCGACTGTGGAGTGCTTTTCCCCGGCCATGACGAGCCCGGCGTGGACCTGATCCTTCCGGACATCCGGCATATCGAAGATCGTCTCGATGATGTCGAGGCGCTGGTCTTGACCCATGCGCACGAGGATCACATCGGAGCCATCCCTTTCCTGCTCAAGATGCGCCCCGATATCCCAGTGGTGGGTTCGGCTTTCACGCTCGCGTTGGTCGAGGCCAAGTGCCGCGAGCACCGCATCACCCCTCGGTTTATCAAGGTGGCGGAGGGCGAGCGGTCCACTCACGGCGCCTTTGAATGCGAGTACTTCGCGGTCAACCACTCGATTCCCGACGCACTCGCCATCGCCGTACACACCGAGGCCGGGACCATCTTGCACACCGGCGATATCAAGCTTGATCCGCTGCCTCCGGACCGCCGTCCCACCGACCTGCCCGGGCTATCCGGATTGGGTGATCGGGGTGTCGACCTGTTCCTCGTCGACTCCACGAACTCCGAGGTGCCGGGAGTAGGTCCATCGGAGAGCGAGATCGCTCCCACCCTGAACCGGCTCATCGAGACCGCGCGCGGCCGGGTGATCATTGCGTGTTTCGCCAGCAATGTGGCACGGGTGCAACAGATCATCGATGCCTCGGTGGCGCACGGACGCCGTGTCGCGCTCGTGGGCCGATCGATGGTGCGCAACATGGGTATCGCCCGCGATCTGGGCTTTCTCGACGTCGAGGACCGCGACCTGATTAATGTAGAGGCCGCGAACGAGCTTGCACCGCAACGCGTTGTGATGGTTACCACCGGCACACAGGGTGAGCCGATGGCTGCGCTCTCACGTATGGCTCGTGGCGATCATCGCCAAATCACCCTGACTCCTGACGATTTGGTCATCTTGTCGTCATCGCTGGTGCCGGGCAATGAGGAAGCCGTCTACGGCATCATTGACTCGCTTGCGAAGGTGGGCACTCGGGTTGTGACAAACACCCATGCGCGGGTGCATGTTTCGGGACATGCCTATGCCGGGGAGCTGCTCTACCTCTACAACGCGGTACGCCCGCGCAATGTCATGCCGGTGCACGGCACCTGGCGGCATCTGCGTGCCAATGCCGAACTTGCGGTCAAGACCGGTGTCGATGAAGACCGGATCGTGTTGGCGGAAAACGGCGTAAGCGTCGACCTGCACAACGAGCGGGCGCGCATTGCGGGACGGATTCCGGTGGGCAAGATGTTTGTCCACGGCCTGGTCGATGGTGACGTGTCAGATGCCACCGTCGGCGAGCGCCTGGTTTTGAGCAATGGCGGATTCATCGCGGTCACTGTCGTGGTGCGTAGCAACGGGCGCCTGGTCGGCAGGCCGGAGCTGTTCTCGCGCGGATTCTCCGATGACGCCAAGGCCCTGGACCCGGTGACCGAGATGGTGATCACCGAGTTGAATTCACTTGCCGAACAGTCGGTCACCGATACCGGCCGCATCGCGCAGTCGGTGCGGCGTGTGGTTGGCAAATGGGTCGGCGAGACCTACCGCCGCCAGCCCATGATCGTACCGACCGTGTTGACGGTCGACTAA
- a CDS encoding oxygenase MpaB family protein, producing the protein MSGNGALSPVSTHPNDYYWRAGMNLRPAPARLRFDAMWTQSRRDILAPWMDFHEIPRETARTRLLADHLWQGDELMDAVVDRIRKMPARQGRAMLTRALDHGIESIENPPAEFVALFAQLDNPPPWYDPALWERGRQLWNNSSLAAKFGMGFGDTFGTFVGDEVAYATGATGRFVNDTLRRNLETTAWFRKMTYRGALERFSQPFKDTVLVRLMHAQVRAGLRRSWGDEQFAHHGNPISNSMMMGAAMTFGLIPPLIDHQHGRTRSMADLEAAVMYWAYIAYVFGVAEELIPKSVAEGMETMDYMVAYAGGPSEWTDVMMTAAFGFVDKGIAGRIGRMVFTPVLGVAAYYGGEDLVRALVRATPLRDARLQPWTTLTGLAVHANVQMRRLTDRLPGAERRAQQRNGELLWWSATVINQALARLGGMRDTSYTHHDATAATPAGCPVPHAPRVGA; encoded by the coding sequence ATGAGTGGCAATGGCGCCCTATCGCCGGTCAGCACGCATCCCAATGACTACTACTGGCGGGCAGGCATGAACCTGCGCCCCGCACCCGCCCGGCTGCGCTTCGATGCGATGTGGACCCAATCTCGCAGAGACATCCTCGCGCCGTGGATGGACTTCCACGAGATTCCCAGGGAAACGGCGCGTACCCGGCTGCTCGCCGATCACCTCTGGCAGGGCGACGAGCTGATGGATGCGGTCGTGGACCGCATCCGGAAGATGCCCGCGCGTCAGGGGCGGGCGATGCTGACCCGGGCCCTTGACCACGGCATCGAATCGATAGAAAACCCGCCGGCAGAATTTGTCGCGTTGTTCGCGCAGCTCGATAATCCACCCCCGTGGTACGACCCCGCACTCTGGGAGCGGGGCCGCCAGCTATGGAACAACTCCTCCTTGGCGGCCAAGTTCGGCATGGGGTTCGGCGACACCTTCGGCACCTTTGTGGGCGATGAGGTCGCATACGCAACCGGAGCGACCGGAAGATTCGTCAACGACACCCTGCGGAGAAATCTGGAGACCACCGCGTGGTTCCGCAAGATGACCTATCGCGGAGCCCTGGAACGCTTTTCACAACCTTTCAAGGACACTGTCCTGGTTCGGCTGATGCACGCACAAGTGCGCGCGGGGCTGCGACGCTCCTGGGGCGACGAACAGTTCGCCCACCACGGCAACCCGATCTCCAATTCGATGATGATGGGTGCCGCGATGACCTTCGGGCTCATCCCGCCACTGATCGACCATCAGCACGGGCGCACCCGCAGCATGGCCGATCTGGAAGCAGCCGTGATGTATTGGGCATACATCGCCTACGTATTCGGCGTCGCCGAGGAGCTGATCCCGAAATCCGTGGCCGAGGGCATGGAGACGATGGACTACATGGTCGCCTACGCCGGCGGCCCCTCGGAATGGACCGACGTCATGATGACTGCGGCATTCGGCTTCGTGGACAAGGGAATTGCCGGGCGGATCGGCCGAATGGTCTTCACCCCGGTTCTGGGTGTCGCCGCCTATTACGGCGGCGAGGATCTTGTGCGGGCGCTTGTGCGCGCTACTCCCCTGCGCGACGCCCGCCTCCAACCGTGGACCACGCTGACCGGCCTCGCGGTGCACGCCAACGTCCAGATGCGGCGGCTCACGGACAGGCTGCCGGGCGCTGAACGGCGTGCACAACAACGCAATGGCGAACTGTTGTGGTGGTCCGCGACGGTGATCAATCAGGCACTGGCCAGGCTCGGTGGAATGCGGGATACGTCCTACACCCACCACGACGCCACGGCGGCGACACCGGCCGGATGCCCGGTGCCGCACGCCCCGCGCGTCGGCGCCTAA
- a CDS encoding TetR/AcrR family transcriptional regulator — translation MTERVSQLDYFRAAFELLAQGGKTALTTTGVCRRLSVTTGSLYHHFGSGAEFYKAVIDHWENEVTPAQRQRVDAVTDPRERLAVLEQTARDADHEAEKAIRAWAATDRYVAAAMQRVDQIRHKHLTKSYIEAGFDPVRADTLARIGFSILVGAQQIGTQVDRKRLNAALDEYSVWINSLVPAEATTSR, via the coding sequence ATGACGGAACGGGTATCGCAGCTGGACTACTTCAGGGCGGCGTTCGAGCTGCTCGCTCAGGGCGGGAAGACCGCATTGACGACGACAGGGGTGTGCCGCCGCCTGAGCGTCACCACCGGCTCCCTGTACCACCACTTCGGCAGCGGCGCGGAGTTCTACAAGGCCGTCATCGACCACTGGGAAAACGAGGTCACCCCCGCGCAACGCCAGCGTGTCGACGCAGTGACCGATCCCCGTGAGCGGCTCGCGGTGTTGGAGCAGACGGCCCGCGACGCGGATCACGAAGCCGAAAAGGCGATTCGTGCATGGGCCGCCACCGACCGCTATGTCGCCGCCGCCATGCAACGGGTCGACCAGATTCGGCACAAGCATCTGACAAAGAGCTACATCGAAGCCGGCTTCGATCCGGTCCGGGCGGACACACTGGCCCGCATCGGATTCAGCATTCTGGTCGGCGCCCAGCAGATCGGCACCCAGGTGGACCGCAAGCGTCTCAACGCCGCGCTCGATGAGTACTCGGTCTGGATCAACTCACTGGTGCCTGCGGAGGCGACCACGTCCCGCTGA
- a CDS encoding FtsK/SpoIIIE family DNA translocase: protein MASKTVSRSRGRNTKSGPRSRNTAPTRRPAPRRRNQRRNQHWTTPLVALGRGARSGWHACAHGVGTLFRSVGRAHDIEHGHRRDGVALALLGLAFVVGASSWFHAAKPVGGWIDDVFRAVVGSGVALVPIIAVVIAVFLMRTEPNPEERPRLLLGFAMVALPILGLWHLFAGSPDSPEGRADAGGFVGFVIGGPLAQGLTAWIAAPLLVMAIVFGVLLLTGTTIRDIPDTLRNMFSPRDYDEWDEEWDDEDYVEDYEPEDDYEATREFTRGATPMDNYPLEEEAAAPEPPAAPAPKPAPVVKSTKKSKPKPQMPVVDRVVEGPYVLPSLDLLIAGDPPKESSAANDDMIAAITGVLEQFKVDAAVTGFNRGPTVTRYEVELGPGVKVEKITALQRNIAYAVATDSVRLLAPIPGKSAVGIEVPNTDREMVRLADVLTAPETRTDHHPLLIGLGKDIEGDFISANLAKMPHLLVAGSTGSGKSSFVNSMLVSLLARATPEEVRMILIDPKMVELTPYEGIPHLITPIITSPKKAAAALAWLVEEMEQRYQDMQASRVRHINDFNAKVRSGEITTPLGSQREYRPYPFILAVVDELADLMMTAPRDVEDAIVRITQKARAAGIHLVLATQRPSVDVVTGLIKTNVPSRLAFATSSLTDSRVILDQPGAEKLIGMGDGLFLPMGAGRPIRMQGAFITDEEISAVVSAAKEQAEPDYTEGVTATKVGGGPGKEDVDPDIGDDMDAFLQAVELVVSSQFGSTSMLQRKLRVGFAKAGRLMDLMETRGIVGPSEGSKAREVMVKPEDLGSVMASIRGGGGADEEEEDDGAVPEDF from the coding sequence ATGGCGAGTAAGACTGTCAGCCGTTCGCGTGGCCGGAACACCAAATCGGGACCCCGGTCGCGTAACACCGCGCCGACCCGTCGTCCGGCACCGCGTCGGCGTAATCAGCGTCGTAACCAGCATTGGACGACGCCGCTGGTGGCATTGGGCCGAGGGGCGCGTAGCGGGTGGCATGCCTGCGCCCATGGCGTGGGGACGCTGTTCCGGTCCGTGGGCAGGGCTCACGACATCGAACACGGTCACCGGCGCGATGGTGTCGCGCTGGCGTTGCTGGGCCTGGCGTTCGTGGTGGGCGCGAGCTCATGGTTCCACGCCGCCAAGCCGGTAGGCGGCTGGATCGACGATGTCTTCCGCGCGGTCGTGGGATCCGGTGTTGCGCTGGTGCCAATCATCGCAGTCGTCATCGCCGTGTTCCTGATGCGCACCGAGCCGAACCCGGAGGAGCGTCCGCGCCTGCTACTGGGCTTCGCCATGGTCGCGCTGCCGATCCTGGGTCTGTGGCATCTGTTCGCAGGTTCCCCCGATTCCCCAGAGGGGCGAGCGGACGCGGGAGGATTCGTAGGCTTCGTGATCGGCGGGCCCCTCGCGCAAGGCCTCACCGCGTGGATCGCCGCGCCGCTGCTCGTGATGGCGATCGTCTTCGGGGTGCTGCTGCTGACCGGCACCACGATCCGCGACATCCCGGACACCCTTCGGAACATGTTCTCGCCCAGGGACTACGACGAATGGGACGAGGAGTGGGACGACGAGGACTACGTAGAGGACTACGAACCCGAAGACGACTACGAGGCGACGCGTGAATTCACGCGCGGTGCCACCCCGATGGACAACTACCCGCTTGAGGAAGAGGCGGCGGCCCCGGAGCCGCCCGCCGCCCCGGCTCCCAAGCCGGCGCCCGTGGTCAAGTCGACCAAGAAGTCCAAGCCGAAACCACAGATGCCCGTTGTCGATCGGGTGGTCGAGGGCCCCTACGTGCTGCCCTCGCTCGATCTGCTCATCGCGGGAGATCCCCCGAAGGAAAGCAGCGCGGCGAACGACGACATGATCGCCGCGATCACCGGAGTGCTCGAACAATTCAAGGTCGACGCGGCGGTCACCGGTTTCAACCGTGGTCCCACCGTCACGCGCTACGAGGTTGAGCTCGGCCCCGGCGTCAAGGTGGAGAAAATCACCGCCCTGCAACGCAATATCGCGTATGCGGTGGCCACCGACAGCGTGCGCTTGCTCGCGCCGATCCCCGGTAAGTCGGCGGTCGGCATCGAGGTGCCGAATACCGATCGGGAGATGGTGCGACTGGCCGATGTGCTGACCGCACCCGAAACCCGCACGGATCACCATCCGCTGTTGATCGGCCTGGGCAAGGACATCGAGGGCGACTTCATTTCCGCCAACCTGGCCAAGATGCCGCACTTGCTGGTTGCCGGTTCCACCGGTTCGGGTAAGTCGAGCTTCGTCAACTCGATGCTCGTCTCACTGCTGGCCCGCGCCACTCCGGAGGAGGTCAGGATGATCCTGATCGACCCGAAGATGGTGGAACTGACACCCTACGAAGGTATTCCGCACCTGATCACCCCGATCATCACCTCGCCGAAGAAGGCTGCGGCCGCCCTGGCCTGGCTGGTCGAGGAGATGGAGCAGCGATACCAGGACATGCAGGCCAGCCGGGTGCGGCACATCAACGACTTCAACGCGAAGGTGCGCTCCGGCGAGATCACCACCCCGCTGGGCAGCCAGCGTGAGTACCGTCCGTACCCCTTCATTCTCGCCGTCGTCGACGAGTTGGCCGACCTCATGATGACCGCGCCTCGTGACGTCGAGGACGCCATCGTCCGCATCACCCAGAAGGCGCGCGCGGCCGGTATCCACCTGGTGCTGGCCACCCAGCGTCCGTCGGTGGACGTGGTCACCGGTCTGATCAAGACGAATGTGCCTTCGCGGCTTGCCTTTGCGACGTCATCGCTGACGGACAGCCGTGTCATCCTGGACCAACCCGGTGCCGAGAAGCTCATCGGTATGGGTGACGGGCTGTTCCTGCCGATGGGCGCCGGGCGGCCAATTCGCATGCAGGGCGCCTTCATCACCGACGAGGAGATCAGCGCGGTGGTGTCGGCGGCCAAGGAACAGGCCGAGCCCGACTATACCGAGGGTGTCACCGCGACCAAGGTCGGTGGCGGTCCCGGTAAAGAAGACGTCGACCCCGACATCGGCGACGACATGGACGCCTTCTTGCAGGCCGTCGAGCTCGTGGTGTCGAGTCAGTTCGGCTCGACCTCGATGCTGCAGCGCAAGCTGCGGGTCGGTTTCGCCAAGGCGGGTCGCCTCATGGACCTAATGGAGACGCGCGGAATCGTCGGCCCCAGTGAGGGATCCAAGGCGCGCGAGGTCATGGTGAAACCCGAGGATCTCGGCAGTGTGATGGCGTCGATCCGCGGCGGCGGGGGAGCCGACGAGGAAGAAGAAGACGACGGCGCGGTGCCCGAAGACTTCTAA